The Catenuloplanes niger genome includes a window with the following:
- a CDS encoding ABC transporter permease: MLTFLRRRALTSLVPLLAVVLGVFVLARLTGNPASLYLPENATAEAREQFSAANGFDKPIWSQLLDYLAGVTRLDFGTSLRTGEDAATMALRAFPATLQLAVVTMILACAVAVGVGCWAALKPNGLGDRISGMLSMTAASVPDFWLAILGIWVFAIMLGVLPTSGVDAGGASWVLPIAVLMVRPAGVLTQVVRGAMISALGSPYVKVARAKGAGEGRVVARHALKNAAPPALTVAGDLAVGLINGAVVVETIFGWPGIGKLMIDAILQRDFAVLQAAVALTAISIFVLNIAIDIGYALLDARVRNKSGATA, from the coding sequence ATGCTGACGTTCCTGCGCCGACGCGCACTGACCAGCCTTGTTCCCCTGCTGGCCGTGGTGCTGGGTGTCTTCGTGCTCGCCCGGCTCACCGGCAACCCGGCCTCGCTCTACCTGCCGGAGAACGCCACCGCCGAGGCGCGGGAACAGTTCAGCGCGGCCAACGGCTTCGACAAGCCGATCTGGTCGCAGCTGCTCGACTACCTCGCCGGTGTGACGCGACTCGACTTCGGGACGTCGCTGCGCACCGGCGAGGACGCCGCGACCATGGCACTGCGGGCGTTCCCCGCCACGCTCCAACTCGCGGTCGTCACCATGATCCTGGCCTGCGCGGTCGCGGTCGGGGTCGGCTGCTGGGCCGCGCTGAAGCCGAACGGCCTCGGGGACCGGATCTCCGGCATGCTCAGCATGACCGCGGCCAGCGTGCCGGATTTCTGGCTCGCCATCCTCGGCATCTGGGTGTTCGCCATCATGCTCGGCGTGCTGCCCACGTCCGGCGTCGACGCCGGCGGCGCCAGCTGGGTGCTGCCCATCGCGGTGCTGATGGTCCGCCCGGCCGGCGTGCTCACCCAGGTCGTCCGCGGCGCGATGATCTCCGCGCTCGGTTCGCCGTACGTAAAGGTCGCCCGCGCCAAGGGTGCGGGGGAGGGCCGGGTGGTCGCCCGGCACGCGCTGAAGAACGCGGCGCCGCCCGCGCTCACCGTCGCCGGCGACCTCGCGGTCGGCCTGATCAACGGCGCGGTCGTGGTCGAGACGATCTTCGGCTGGCCGGGCATCGGCAAGTTGATGATCGACGCGATCCTGCAGCGCGACTTCGCGGTGCTGCAGGCCGCGGTCGCGCTCACCGCGATCAGCATCTTCGTGCTCAACATCGCCATCGACATCGGGTACGCGCTGCTCGACGCCCGGGTCCGGAACAAGTCAGGAGCGACGGCATGA
- a CDS encoding ABC transporter substrate-binding protein — MNVNLPRTTGAVALIAALTMTGCSVANSGNSGGGAAGGTLRIVLPQEPPTLEPCEASLTATGVVTRSNITEPLLERNPTSGELEPKLATAWTQTEPTLWTFTLRPGVTFSDGAQFTSADAVAAIERTANNTTLACNVQGYVFGQTGKLTLAAPDATTVTVRTEAPDPLLPLRVSFIEMTKRDISTTEKVREPIGTGPYKIASWAAGQKLTLTAWDGYWGTKPAYPTAEYQWREEGTVRAAMVVNGEADLATNLGADDGAGDTAVQYPNNETTALRFTTDQAPLNDIRVRQAIDMLIDREGIITSLFGGLGKPASQLIGPGVVGYNESMTPTTYDPAAAKALVDAAKADGVPVGTQFRIIGRTAQFPKIAESIELMQSAFAQAGLNAKIEMMDTSAQLKYQLRPFVPDAGPVALMVMHGNQAGDAAFTVGQYFATDGAQSTGGNAELDAKIKAAAPLTGDERQAAYADVFKTQTDAVRGFAYLANMEAVLALSKSVDYRPDAATGDEMRLGDMKPKA; from the coding sequence ATGAACGTCAATCTCCCCCGTACGACCGGGGCCGTCGCGCTGATCGCTGCGCTGACGATGACCGGTTGCTCCGTCGCCAACTCCGGCAACTCGGGGGGCGGTGCGGCCGGCGGCACGCTGCGCATCGTCCTGCCCCAGGAGCCGCCCACGCTCGAGCCGTGCGAGGCCTCACTGACCGCCACCGGCGTCGTGACCCGCTCCAACATCACCGAGCCGCTGCTGGAGCGGAACCCGACCAGCGGCGAGCTCGAACCCAAGCTCGCCACCGCCTGGACCCAGACCGAGCCCACGCTGTGGACCTTCACGCTGCGCCCCGGCGTGACGTTCTCCGACGGCGCGCAGTTCACCAGCGCGGACGCGGTCGCCGCGATCGAGCGCACCGCGAACAACACCACGCTCGCCTGCAACGTGCAGGGCTACGTGTTCGGCCAGACCGGCAAGCTCACGCTGGCCGCGCCGGACGCCACCACGGTCACGGTCCGGACCGAGGCGCCGGACCCGCTGCTGCCGCTGCGCGTGTCGTTCATCGAGATGACCAAGCGGGACATCAGCACCACGGAGAAGGTCCGCGAGCCGATCGGCACCGGGCCTTACAAGATCGCCTCCTGGGCGGCCGGGCAGAAGCTCACGCTGACCGCCTGGGACGGCTACTGGGGCACCAAGCCGGCCTACCCCACCGCCGAGTACCAGTGGCGGGAGGAGGGCACGGTCCGGGCCGCGATGGTGGTCAACGGCGAGGCCGACCTGGCCACGAACCTCGGCGCGGACGACGGCGCCGGCGACACCGCGGTGCAGTACCCGAACAACGAGACCACCGCGCTGCGCTTCACCACCGACCAGGCGCCGCTCAACGACATCCGGGTCCGCCAGGCGATCGACATGCTGATCGACCGCGAGGGCATCATCACCTCGCTGTTCGGCGGGCTCGGCAAGCCGGCCAGCCAGCTGATCGGCCCCGGCGTGGTCGGCTACAACGAGTCCATGACGCCGACGACGTACGACCCGGCGGCCGCGAAGGCGCTGGTTGACGCCGCGAAGGCGGACGGCGTACCGGTGGGCACGCAGTTCCGGATCATCGGCCGCACCGCGCAGTTCCCGAAGATCGCGGAGAGCATCGAGCTGATGCAGAGCGCGTTCGCGCAGGCCGGCCTGAACGCGAAGATCGAGATGATGGACACCTCGGCCCAGCTGAAGTACCAGCTGCGCCCGTTCGTCCCGGACGCCGGACCGGTCGCGCTGATGGTCATGCACGGCAACCAGGCCGGTGACGCCGCATTCACCGTCGGGCAGTACTTCGCCACCGACGGCGCGCAGAGCACCGGCGGCAACGCCGAGCTGGACGCGAAGATCAAGGCGGCGGCGCCGCTGACCGGCGACGAGCGCCAGGCCGCCTACGCGGACGTGTTCAAGACCCAGACCGACGCGGTACGCGGCTTCGCCTACCTGGCGAACATGGAGGCGGTGCTCGCGCTCAGCAAGTCGGTCGACTACCGGCCGGACGCGGCCACCGGCGACGAGATGCGCCTCGGCGACATGAAGCCGAAGGCCTGA
- a CDS encoding LysR family transcriptional regulator has protein sequence MFSLDQLRGFVAVAEEGNFGRAAERLRMTQPPLSRQVQKLERAVGVDLLVRTPRLVELTPAGRVFLDEARRLLSLAAAAPLLAQRAAHGSRGTLRVGFTATAALSVLGEWVKFLDDRLPEVHRVLREMITDRQIEALAAEEIDIGLLRGVPRGAELEQLLVHAESLLLAVPRGHPLTRLGRAPSLADVAESSVVTYSPVEARYFHDLVVSTFRAAGVQPSYGQHVTQVNSVLALVDAGLGVALVPASASVITLRNLRFLQVEEVPDDCVEVYAAWRGDNDSPTLAVLLEHVRALRRSFPGP, from the coding sequence ATGTTCAGTCTCGATCAGCTGCGAGGTTTCGTCGCGGTTGCGGAGGAGGGCAACTTCGGCCGGGCCGCCGAGCGCCTGCGGATGACCCAGCCGCCGCTGAGCCGGCAGGTGCAGAAGCTGGAGCGCGCGGTCGGCGTGGACCTGCTGGTCCGCACGCCCCGCCTGGTCGAGCTCACGCCGGCCGGCCGGGTCTTCCTGGACGAGGCCCGGCGCCTGCTCAGCCTGGCCGCGGCCGCGCCGCTGCTGGCCCAGCGCGCGGCGCACGGCTCGCGCGGCACGCTGCGCGTCGGGTTCACCGCCACGGCCGCGCTCAGCGTGCTCGGCGAGTGGGTGAAGTTCCTGGACGATCGGCTGCCCGAGGTGCACCGGGTGCTCCGCGAGATGATCACCGACCGGCAGATCGAGGCGCTGGCCGCCGAGGAGATCGACATCGGGTTGCTGCGCGGCGTGCCGCGCGGCGCCGAGCTGGAACAGCTGCTGGTGCATGCGGAGTCGCTGCTGCTGGCCGTGCCGCGCGGGCACCCGCTGACCCGGCTCGGGCGGGCCCCGTCGCTGGCCGACGTGGCCGAGTCGAGCGTGGTGACGTACTCGCCGGTCGAGGCCCGGTACTTCCACGACCTGGTCGTCTCCACGTTCCGGGCGGCCGGTGTGCAGCCGTCCTACGGCCAGCACGTGACCCAGGTGAACAGCGTGCTCGCGCTGGTCGACGCCGGCCTCGGGGTCGCGCTGGTGCCCGCCTCCGCCTCCGTCATCACGCTCCGCAATCTGCGGTTCCTGCAGGTCGAGGAGGTCCCGGACGACTGTGTCGAGGTCTACGCCGCCTGGCGTGGCGACAACGACAGTCCGACGCTCGCGGTGCTGCTGGAGCACGTCCGGGCGTTACGGCGAAGTTTCCCGGGGCCTTGA
- the kdgD gene encoding 5-dehydro-4-deoxyglucarate dehydratase — MTSFSPTALRDTLGSGLLCFPVTHMTSELTFDESAFRAHLQWLSGYDARGVFASGGTGEFFCHTPAEVGRIVRATVAEAKAGVPVIAPAGYGTAQAVEMARDGEAAGADGIFLLPPYLTELDADGLKEHVRAVCRATELGVIVYHRANARFSPQTFIELTEELPNLIGFKDGIGDIDVVAHLYAMLGPRLVYVGGLPTAETYALPYLELGATTYSSAIFNFAPQWASDFYQSVIKRDRDDVYARIRDFVLPYLAIRNRRAGYSVSIVKAGMTAVGRSAGPVRPPLSDLTESELTELSALIAATPSIERVA, encoded by the coding sequence ATGACCTCGTTCTCGCCCACCGCACTGCGCGACACACTCGGGTCCGGTCTGCTCTGCTTCCCGGTCACGCACATGACCTCGGAGCTGACCTTCGACGAGTCCGCGTTCCGTGCCCACCTGCAGTGGCTGTCCGGCTACGACGCGCGCGGCGTGTTCGCGTCCGGCGGCACCGGCGAGTTCTTCTGCCACACGCCGGCCGAGGTCGGCCGGATCGTGCGCGCCACCGTCGCCGAGGCCAAGGCGGGCGTCCCGGTGATCGCCCCGGCCGGGTACGGCACCGCGCAGGCGGTCGAGATGGCCCGCGACGGCGAGGCGGCCGGCGCGGACGGCATCTTCCTGCTCCCGCCCTACCTCACCGAGCTGGACGCGGACGGGCTCAAGGAACACGTGCGCGCGGTCTGCCGGGCCACCGAACTGGGCGTGATCGTCTACCACCGGGCGAACGCGCGGTTCTCGCCGCAGACGTTCATCGAGCTGACCGAGGAGCTGCCGAATCTGATCGGGTTCAAGGACGGCATCGGCGACATCGACGTGGTCGCGCACCTCTACGCGATGCTCGGCCCGCGGCTGGTCTACGTGGGCGGGCTGCCGACCGCGGAGACGTACGCGCTGCCGTACCTCGAACTCGGCGCCACCACCTACTCCAGCGCCATCTTCAACTTCGCGCCGCAGTGGGCCAGCGACTTCTACCAGTCGGTGATCAAGCGGGACCGCGACGACGTGTACGCGCGGATCCGCGACTTCGTGCTGCCGTACCTGGCGATCCGGAACCGGCGCGCGGGATATTCGGTGTCGATCGTCAAGGCCGGGATGACCGCGGTCGGGCGCTCCGCCGGGCCGGTCCGGCCGCCGCTGTCCGACCTGACCGAGTCCGAGCTGACCGAGCTGAGCGCGCTGATCGCCGCGACCCCGTCGATCGAGCGGGTGGCCTGA
- a CDS encoding aldehyde dehydrogenase (NADP(+)) yields the protein MLLIGAAAYRGTHGEFFAIDPRTGEKLEPAYGLGGVEDVARAAELAEAAFDVYRETPLETRAALLDTIADGLDEIGEQIVARVGVETGIPAARATGELARTTYQLRLFASVVRDGDFLGVRVDPALPDRAPLPRPDIRRRLVPLGPVAVFAASNFPLAFSVAGGDTAAALAAGAPVVVKAHSSHPGTSELVGRVVQAAVAKHGLPEGVFSMLFGSGREVGIALVTDPRIRAVGFTGSRSGGLALVAAAAARPEPIPVYAEMSSINPVLVLPGALRNRGAEIGRGLVGSMTVGQGQLCTSPGLVITLDGPGVDALGDAAGAALRPVPAAPMLSPGIQRAFTDGVGRLRDAPGVTLVAQGQDDPALAAGGRAVLFRTTKAQLDANPLLTEEVFGASSLIVTAASVAELHEIVRDLEGQLTVTVHADAEDLDLARALLPLLERKAGRIIVNGWPTGVEVGHAMVHGGPFPATSDARTTSVGTAAIERFLRPVAYQNLPAELLPAGLDDANTLGVPRRTDGR from the coding sequence ATGCTGCTGATCGGCGCCGCCGCGTACCGCGGCACGCACGGCGAGTTCTTCGCGATCGACCCGCGGACCGGCGAGAAGCTGGAGCCGGCGTACGGCCTGGGCGGCGTCGAGGACGTGGCCCGCGCGGCCGAGCTGGCCGAGGCCGCGTTCGACGTCTACCGGGAGACGCCGCTGGAGACCCGGGCCGCGCTGCTGGACACCATCGCGGACGGGCTCGACGAGATCGGCGAGCAGATCGTCGCCCGGGTCGGCGTGGAGACCGGCATCCCGGCCGCCCGTGCCACCGGCGAGCTGGCCCGCACCACGTACCAGTTGCGGCTGTTCGCGAGCGTGGTCCGCGACGGCGACTTCCTCGGCGTGCGCGTCGACCCGGCGCTGCCGGACCGCGCCCCGCTCCCCCGGCCGGACATCCGCCGCCGGCTCGTACCGCTCGGCCCGGTCGCGGTCTTCGCGGCCAGCAACTTCCCGCTCGCGTTCTCCGTCGCCGGTGGCGACACCGCGGCCGCGCTCGCCGCCGGCGCACCGGTGGTCGTCAAGGCGCACAGCTCGCACCCGGGCACGTCGGAGCTGGTCGGCCGCGTCGTCCAGGCCGCGGTCGCGAAGCACGGGCTGCCCGAGGGCGTCTTCTCCATGCTGTTCGGCTCCGGCCGCGAGGTCGGCATCGCGCTCGTCACCGACCCGCGGATCCGCGCGGTCGGCTTCACCGGCTCCCGCAGCGGCGGGCTCGCCCTGGTCGCGGCCGCGGCGGCCCGGCCCGAGCCGATCCCGGTCTACGCGGAGATGTCCAGCATCAACCCGGTCCTGGTGCTGCCCGGCGCGCTGCGCAACCGCGGCGCGGAGATCGGCCGCGGGCTGGTCGGCTCGATGACGGTCGGCCAGGGTCAGCTCTGCACCAGCCCCGGCCTGGTCATCACGCTCGACGGCCCCGGCGTCGACGCGCTCGGCGACGCGGCCGGGGCGGCACTGCGCCCGGTCCCGGCCGCGCCGATGCTCTCCCCCGGCATCCAGCGCGCGTTCACCGACGGCGTCGGCCGGCTGCGGGACGCGCCCGGCGTCACCCTGGTCGCGCAGGGGCAGGACGACCCGGCCCTCGCCGCCGGTGGGCGCGCCGTCCTGTTCCGGACCACCAAGGCGCAGCTGGACGCGAACCCGCTGCTCACCGAGGAGGTGTTCGGCGCCAGCTCGCTGATCGTCACCGCCGCCTCCGTCGCCGAGCTGCACGAGATCGTCCGGGACCTGGAGGGCCAGCTCACCGTCACCGTGCACGCGGACGCCGAGGACCTGGACCTGGCGCGGGCGCTGCTGCCGCTGCTGGAACGCAAGGCCGGGCGGATAATCGTCAACGGCTGGCCGACCGGCGTCGAGGTGGGGCATGCGATGGTGCACGGCGGGCCGTTCCCGGCCACGTCGGATGCGCGCACCACGTCGGTCGGCACGGCCGCGATCGAGCGGTTCCTGCGCCCGGTCGCCTACCAGAACCTGCCCGCGGAGCTGCTGCCGGCCGGGCTGGACGACGCGAACACGCTGGGAGTGCCGAGGAGGACCGATGGCCGGTGA
- a CDS encoding enolase C-terminal domain-like protein, with amino-acid sequence MAGDTRATHPHAGVNTPTVTGMRVVPVAGQDSMLLNLSGAHGPFFTRTVVVLTASDGSVGVGEVPGGEAIVRTLEESRDLVVGASVAAWSSVPRAVRARFAGRDSGGRGAQTFDLRITVHVATALEAALLDLLGKHLGVPVCDLLGEGRQRDRVRTLGYLFFVGDRARTDLAYRAAAHTDSDDWLRLRDEPALTPDAIVALAEAAHRRYGFADFKLKGGVLPGADEVAAVTALKERFPDARITLDPNGGWPLADAIRFGHAMRDVVAYAEDPCGAEDGYSGREVMAEFRRATGLPTATNMIATDWRQLGHAIRAGAVDIPLADPHFWGMAASVRVAQLCDAWGLTWGSHSNNHFDISLAMFTHVAAAAPGDITAIDTHWIWQDGQRLTTNPLTIRQGYVTVPATPGLGVELDEDRLAAAHELYLSHGLGGRDDAVAMQYLIPGWTFDPKRPALVR; translated from the coding sequence ATGGCCGGTGACACCCGAGCCACCCATCCCCACGCCGGAGTGAACACGCCCACCGTGACCGGGATGCGGGTGGTGCCGGTCGCCGGGCAGGACAGCATGCTGCTCAACCTCAGCGGCGCGCACGGCCCGTTCTTCACCCGCACCGTCGTCGTGCTGACCGCCTCGGACGGCAGCGTCGGCGTCGGCGAGGTGCCCGGCGGCGAGGCCATCGTCCGTACCCTCGAGGAGTCCCGGGACCTGGTGGTCGGCGCGTCCGTGGCGGCGTGGTCGTCCGTGCCGCGCGCGGTCCGGGCGCGCTTCGCCGGCCGCGACTCCGGCGGGCGCGGCGCCCAGACGTTCGACCTGCGGATCACCGTGCACGTCGCGACCGCGCTCGAGGCGGCGCTGCTGGACCTGCTCGGCAAGCACCTCGGCGTGCCCGTGTGCGATCTGCTCGGCGAGGGGCGGCAGCGCGACCGGGTCCGTACCCTCGGCTATCTGTTCTTCGTCGGCGACCGCGCCCGCACCGATCTGGCCTACCGCGCCGCTGCGCACACCGACTCCGACGACTGGCTCCGGCTGCGCGACGAGCCGGCGCTCACGCCGGACGCGATCGTGGCGCTGGCCGAGGCCGCCCACCGGCGGTACGGGTTCGCCGACTTCAAGCTCAAGGGCGGCGTGCTCCCCGGCGCCGACGAGGTCGCGGCCGTCACCGCGCTGAAGGAACGCTTCCCGGACGCGCGGATCACGCTCGACCCGAACGGCGGCTGGCCGCTCGCCGACGCGATCCGGTTCGGGCACGCCATGCGCGACGTGGTCGCCTACGCCGAGGACCCGTGCGGCGCCGAGGACGGCTACTCCGGGCGGGAGGTGATGGCCGAGTTCAGGCGCGCGACCGGGCTGCCGACCGCGACCAACATGATCGCGACCGACTGGCGGCAGCTCGGGCACGCGATCCGGGCCGGCGCGGTCGACATCCCGCTGGCCGACCCGCACTTCTGGGGCATGGCCGCGTCCGTGCGCGTCGCGCAGCTGTGCGACGCGTGGGGGCTGACCTGGGGATCGCACTCCAACAACCACTTCGACATCTCGCTCGCCATGTTCACGCACGTCGCGGCCGCGGCACCGGGCGACATCACCGCGATCGACACGCACTGGATCTGGCAGGACGGGCAACGGCTCACCACCAACCCCCTCACGATCCGGCAGGGGTACGTGACGGTGCCGGCCACGCCGGGGCTCGGCGTCGAGCTGGACGAGGACCGGCTGGCGGCCGCGCACGAGCTCTACCTGTCGCACGGGCTCGGCGGCCGGGACGACGCGGTCGCCATGCAGTACCTGATCCCCGGCTGGACGTTCGACCCGAAACGGCCCGCGCTGGTGCGCTGA
- a CDS encoding 2-hydroxyacid dehydrogenase produces the protein MTVLQVGPLMPALSTALAARYDARELPDAFTDDEFDDVTVAVTSGRTGVDAALMKRLPALRAIINFGVGYDTTDVAEAGRRGIAVSNTPDVLDDCVADTAVGLTIDVMRGLSAADRHVRRGDWPAHGNPPLARKVSGARVGILGLGRIGLAVATRLTGFGCDISYHNRTERSDVPYRYAGSVTELAGAVDVLIVTVSGGAHTRHLVSADVLAALGPDGFLVNVSRGSVVDEDALVAALVDGRLAGAGLDTFADEPHVPPALFGLDRVVLTPHLGSGTVETRQAMADLVLANLDRFLADGTLVTPV, from the coding sequence ATGACCGTGCTGCAGGTCGGGCCGTTGATGCCCGCCTTGTCCACCGCGCTCGCCGCCCGGTACGACGCGCGCGAACTGCCGGACGCGTTCACCGACGACGAGTTCGACGACGTGACCGTGGCCGTCACGTCCGGGCGGACCGGCGTCGACGCCGCGCTGATGAAACGGCTCCCGGCGCTGCGCGCGATCATCAACTTCGGCGTCGGGTACGACACCACCGACGTCGCCGAGGCCGGCCGCCGCGGGATCGCCGTGTCGAACACGCCGGACGTGCTCGACGACTGCGTGGCGGACACCGCGGTCGGGCTGACCATCGACGTGATGCGCGGGCTGTCCGCCGCCGACCGCCACGTGCGCCGCGGCGACTGGCCCGCCCACGGCAACCCGCCGCTCGCCCGGAAGGTCAGCGGCGCCCGGGTCGGCATCCTCGGCCTCGGCCGGATCGGGCTGGCCGTCGCCACCCGGCTGACCGGCTTCGGCTGCGACATCTCGTACCACAACCGGACGGAACGCTCCGACGTCCCGTACCGCTACGCCGGGTCGGTGACCGAGCTGGCCGGCGCGGTGGACGTGCTGATCGTGACCGTGTCCGGCGGCGCGCACACCCGGCACCTGGTCTCCGCGGACGTGCTGGCCGCGCTCGGCCCGGACGGCTTCCTGGTCAACGTCTCCCGCGGGTCGGTCGTCGACGAGGACGCGCTGGTCGCCGCGCTCGTCGACGGGCGGCTCGCCGGCGCCGGACTGGACACGTTCGCGGACGAGCCACACGTACCCCCGGCGCTGTTCGGTCTTGACCGGGTGGTGCTCACCCCGCACCTGGGCAGCGGCACCGTCGAGACCCGGCAGGCGATGGCCGACCTGGTCCTGGCGAACCTCGACCGGTTCCTGGCCGACGGAACGCTGGTGACGCCGGTATGA
- a CDS encoding universal stress protein, translating into MSVVVVAWTRGAEGWAALLRGAEEARLRGARLSVFGDVPEQVLSRLSAEAGDVPVSTETIADGETRDLPSRVIDASYEDDVVLVAVGMRRRSPIGKMLVGDLAQRILLEAHCSVLAVKPPAGA; encoded by the coding sequence ATGAGCGTCGTCGTCGTGGCCTGGACGCGCGGGGCCGAGGGATGGGCCGCGCTGCTGCGCGGTGCGGAGGAGGCACGGTTGCGCGGCGCGCGGCTGTCCGTCTTCGGCGACGTGCCGGAGCAGGTGCTGTCCCGGCTGTCGGCCGAGGCCGGCGATGTTCCGGTCAGCACGGAGACGATCGCGGACGGCGAGACCCGCGACCTGCCCTCCCGGGTGATCGACGCCTCCTACGAGGACGACGTGGTGCTGGTCGCGGTCGGCATGCGCCGCCGGTCACCGATCGGCAAGATGCTGGTCGGCGACCTCGCCCAGCGCATCCTGCTGGAGGCGCACTGCTCGGTGCTCGCGGTCAAGCCCCCGGCCGGCGCCTGA
- a CDS encoding SAM-dependent methyltransferase: MDDTSAAAAAPGIDPSVAHPARRYNYWLGGKDHFAADRASGDELEKHFPKVRDGAIANRALLQRATRFLAAEAGIRQFLDIGTGLPTADNTHEVAQRHAPESRIVYVDNDPLVMVHARALLNSSPEGRTAYIEADLNDPESILTDPILGETLDLTQPVGLMLIAVLHFIHGDGAAKPVVGRLLDALPSGSYLVATHATSDFGTPEQQALYRQLVEAGRSDVWTRPRDEFAALFDGLELIEPGVVPASEWRPDPGTAIPARSDINVWTAVGRKP; encoded by the coding sequence GTGGACGACACGAGCGCGGCCGCCGCCGCCCCAGGAATCGACCCGTCCGTGGCGCACCCGGCCCGGCGCTACAACTACTGGCTGGGCGGCAAGGACCACTTCGCCGCGGACCGCGCCTCCGGCGACGAGCTGGAGAAACACTTCCCGAAGGTGCGGGACGGCGCGATCGCCAACCGGGCGCTGCTGCAGCGCGCCACCCGGTTCCTCGCGGCCGAGGCCGGCATCCGGCAGTTCCTCGACATCGGCACCGGCCTGCCGACCGCGGACAACACGCACGAGGTCGCGCAGCGGCACGCGCCGGAGAGCCGCATCGTCTACGTCGACAACGACCCGCTGGTGATGGTGCACGCCCGCGCGCTGCTCAACAGCAGCCCCGAGGGCCGGACCGCGTACATCGAGGCGGACCTGAACGACCCGGAGTCGATCCTCACCGACCCGATCCTGGGCGAGACGCTGGACCTGACCCAGCCGGTCGGCCTGATGCTGATCGCGGTCCTGCACTTCATCCACGGCGACGGCGCCGCGAAGCCGGTGGTGGGCCGCCTGCTGGACGCGTTGCCGTCCGGCAGCTACCTGGTCGCCACGCACGCCACCTCCGACTTCGGCACGCCCGAGCAGCAGGCGCTCTACCGTCAGCTGGTCGAGGCCGGCCGGTCCGACGTGTGGACCCGACCGCGGGACGAGTTCGCCGCGCTCTTCGACGGCCTCGAGCTGATCGAGCCGGGCGTCGTCCCGGCCAGCGAGTGGCGCCCGGACCCGGGCACGGCCATCCCGGCCCGCTCCGACATCAACGTGTGGACCGCGGTCGGCCGCAAGCCCTGA
- a CDS encoding TlpA family protein disulfide reductase translates to MYEGAVALGIVLLTATVFGLWWRARDGRIRAEAAVDEHRLDPVLRDALGVPPGEVTLLQFSTAFCQPCRATRAVLAGVGRDVPGVRHVEVDAESHLDAVRALNIWATPTTLVIDRDSRIVGRAGGVPTRPQVLAAIAALQKEEQ, encoded by the coding sequence GTGTACGAGGGAGCGGTTGCGCTCGGTATCGTGCTGCTCACGGCGACGGTGTTCGGTCTGTGGTGGCGCGCCCGGGACGGCCGGATCAGAGCGGAGGCCGCGGTGGACGAGCACCGCCTCGATCCCGTGTTGCGTGACGCGCTCGGCGTGCCGCCGGGCGAGGTGACGCTGCTGCAGTTCTCCACCGCGTTCTGCCAGCCGTGCCGGGCGACCCGCGCGGTGCTGGCCGGCGTCGGCCGGGACGTGCCGGGGGTCCGGCACGTCGAGGTGGACGCGGAGAGCCATCTGGACGCGGTGCGCGCCCTGAACATATGGGCGACACCGACCACGCTCGTCATCGACCGGGACTCCCGGATCGTCGGCCGGGCCGGCGGCGTGCCGACCCGTCCCCAGGTGCTCGCGGCGATCGCGGCCCTTCAGAAAGAAGAACAGTGA
- a CDS encoding DUF4395 domain-containing protein: MNNGIDPRGPRFGAAITSVVLAIVLVTGSGWLALAQTVVFAIGAVSLRHGPYGLIYRTLVAPRLAPPAELEAPEPPRFAQLVGMIFTVIATIGYLSGAPLIGMIFTGFALFAAFLNAAFGFCLGCRTYLIIRRLAPR, encoded by the coding sequence GTGAACAACGGTATAGACCCGCGCGGCCCGCGATTCGGCGCCGCGATCACCTCCGTCGTCCTGGCGATCGTGCTGGTCACCGGCTCCGGCTGGCTCGCGCTCGCGCAGACAGTGGTCTTCGCGATCGGCGCGGTCAGCCTGCGCCACGGCCCGTACGGCCTGATCTACCGCACGCTGGTCGCGCCGCGACTGGCCCCGCCCGCCGAGCTGGAGGCGCCGGAGCCGCCGCGGTTCGCCCAGCTGGTCGGCATGATCTTCACGGTGATCGCGACGATCGGTTACCTCTCCGGCGCGCCGCTGATCGGCATGATCTTCACCGGCTTCGCGCTGTTCGCCGCGTTCCTCAACGCGGCGTTCGGCTTCTGCCTCGGCTGCCGGACGTACCTGATCATCCGACGGCTCGCGCCCCGCTGA